From a region of the Pseudanabaena sp. ABRG5-3 genome:
- a CDS encoding B12-binding domain-containing radical SAM protein has product MRVLLVYPLFPKSFWSFEKTLELVGYKAQLPPLGMVTVAAILPQTWEFKLVDRNVRDITEAEWEWAEVVILSAMIVQKNDFLAQIQEAKKRGKLVAVGGPYPTALPEEAKVSGADFLILDEGEITLPMFVEAIERGDRSGILRANGEKPAVTDTPIPRFDLLEMNRYAEMSVQFSRGCPFQCEFCDIIVLYGRKPRTKTPAQILAELQCLYDLGWRRSIFMVDDNFIGNKRNVKVMLQELKPWMKERNYPFSFATEASVDLAQDPEMMQMMVECNFGSVFLGIETPDTDSLALTKKFQNNRDPLSESVINIAKAGIRVMAGFIIGFDGEKKGAGDRIVQFVELTAVPTALFSMLQALPDTGLWHRLNKEGRMITQNSNGHQTTLMNFMPTRPLEDIATEYVHAFWTLYDPLVFLNRTYRHFLILGESPYKGIKREKTDTKKKTDWTAIRALLILCWRQGFVRKTRFQFWINLFDLMKRYPNVVTSYLSVCAQGEHFLEYRSIVREQIEAQLADYLANPPVLQPKVVPAEKKLDLQEVK; this is encoded by the coding sequence ATGCGTGTTTTACTCGTCTATCCGTTATTTCCGAAAAGCTTCTGGTCATTTGAGAAAACACTGGAATTAGTTGGTTATAAGGCTCAGCTTCCACCCCTTGGGATGGTTACTGTTGCCGCAATTCTGCCCCAAACATGGGAATTTAAATTAGTCGATCGCAATGTGCGCGATATCACCGAAGCTGAATGGGAATGGGCGGAAGTGGTGATTCTCTCGGCAATGATCGTCCAGAAAAATGATTTTCTCGCGCAAATACAAGAAGCGAAAAAGCGCGGTAAATTAGTTGCTGTTGGTGGCCCCTACCCCACCGCTTTACCTGAAGAAGCGAAGGTTTCGGGTGCAGATTTCTTAATTCTTGATGAAGGCGAAATTACGTTGCCGATGTTTGTAGAAGCTATTGAAAGAGGCGATCGCAGTGGTATTTTGCGAGCCAATGGTGAAAAGCCTGCGGTAACGGATACGCCAATCCCTCGGTTTGACTTGCTAGAGATGAACCGTTATGCGGAAATGTCGGTGCAGTTCTCTCGCGGTTGCCCGTTCCAATGCGAATTTTGTGACATCATCGTTCTTTATGGACGTAAGCCCCGCACCAAGACTCCTGCTCAGATTCTGGCGGAACTCCAATGTCTCTACGATCTTGGTTGGAGACGCAGTATTTTTATGGTTGATGATAACTTCATCGGCAATAAGCGCAACGTGAAGGTGATGCTCCAAGAACTGAAGCCTTGGATGAAGGAACGCAATTATCCCTTCTCCTTTGCTACGGAAGCATCGGTAGATCTTGCCCAAGATCCTGAAATGATGCAGATGATGGTGGAATGTAACTTTGGTTCCGTGTTCCTTGGCATTGAAACCCCTGATACGGATAGTTTAGCGCTCACCAAGAAGTTCCAAAACAATCGCGATCCACTTTCAGAATCGGTAATTAATATCGCCAAAGCAGGGATTCGGGTGATGGCTGGCTTTATAATCGGCTTTGATGGTGAAAAGAAAGGAGCAGGCGATCGCATTGTCCAATTTGTTGAACTCACGGCAGTTCCTACGGCACTCTTCAGTATGCTGCAAGCATTGCCTGATACAGGTCTATGGCATCGCTTGAATAAAGAAGGACGGATGATCACCCAGAATAGCAATGGGCATCAAACCACTTTGATGAACTTCATGCCCACTCGTCCTTTGGAAGATATTGCCACAGAATATGTTCATGCCTTCTGGACTCTTTACGATCCTCTAGTCTTTCTCAATCGTACCTATCGCCATTTCTTGATTTTGGGTGAGTCGCCATACAAAGGCATCAAGCGTGAGAAGACTGATACCAAGAAGAAAACTGATTGGACTGCAATTAGAGCCTTATTAATTCTTTGCTGGCGACAAGGTTTCGTTCGCAAAACCCGTTTCCAATTCTGGATTAATCTGTTTGACTTGATGAAGCGTTATCCGAATGTAGTCACCAGCTATCTATCGGTTTGCGCTCAGGGTGAGCATTTCCTCGAATATCGCTCGATTGTCCGTGAACAGATCGAAGCTCAACTAGCGGATTATCTGGCTAATCCTCCTGTGCTTCAGCCCAAGGTTGTGCCTGCGGAGAAGAAGTTGGATTTGCAAGAAGTGAAGTAG
- a CDS encoding B12-binding domain-containing radical SAM protein — MNVLLVYPLFPKTFWSYEKILELVNRKVLLPPLGLITVAAILPQEWNFKLVDRNVRTITEAEWQWADMVILSAMIVQKDDLLSLIKEAKRRGKKVACGGPYPTSMPEEPQAAGVDYLILDEGEITLPMFVEAIAKGEPSGIFRTSEKPDVTTTPVPRFDLLEFDAYDSMSVQFSRGCPFQCEFCDIIVLYGRKPRTKTPAQLLAELDYLYSLGWRRGVFMVDDNFIGNKRNVRLLLLELKEWQKEHGYPFRFNTEASIDLAADQELMDLMVECYFDAVFLGIETPDEDSLQMTKKFQNTRSSLLDSVEAITKTGIRVMAGFIIGFDGEKKGAGDRIVRFAELTGIPTTTFAMLQALPHTALWHRLEKEGRLRSQNGNLNQTTLMNFEPTRPVEEIAREYVEAFCALYEPHAYLDRVYSYFLKLGAPRVKAEAKLPTLTDLKALAIIVWRQGIKRDTRWKFWHHLFSMIKRNPAVWEHYLIVCAHNEHFMEYRDIVRREIEGQLAAYWQEEERLKLVNPTPARELDLAS, encoded by the coding sequence ATGAACGTTCTACTGGTTTACCCACTTTTTCCAAAAACATTTTGGTCTTACGAAAAAATCCTAGAGCTAGTAAATCGCAAGGTGCTACTACCTCCGTTAGGATTGATCACTGTTGCAGCGATCTTGCCCCAAGAATGGAATTTTAAATTGGTTGATCGCAATGTTCGCACAATTACGGAGGCAGAATGGCAATGGGCGGATATGGTCATTCTCTCGGCAATGATCGTACAGAAAGATGATCTCTTGTCCCTGATCAAAGAAGCAAAACGCCGTGGCAAAAAAGTTGCCTGCGGTGGACCTTACCCCACCTCGATGCCCGAAGAACCTCAAGCCGCAGGTGTAGACTACCTGATTTTGGATGAGGGTGAAATTACGTTACCGATGTTTGTGGAGGCGATCGCTAAGGGAGAACCCAGTGGCATCTTCCGTACAAGTGAAAAACCCGATGTCACGACTACGCCCGTGCCCCGCTTTGACCTCTTAGAATTTGACGCATACGACTCAATGTCGGTGCAGTTCTCTCGCGGTTGCCCCTTCCAATGCGAATTTTGCGACATCATCGTATTGTACGGACGCAAGCCCCGCACCAAAACTCCTGCTCAACTATTAGCCGAACTCGACTATTTATATAGTCTCGGCTGGCGACGTGGCGTATTTATGGTGGATGACAACTTCATCGGCAATAAGCGTAATGTGCGATTACTCCTGCTCGAACTGAAGGAATGGCAAAAAGAACATGGCTATCCCTTCCGCTTCAATACCGAAGCCTCCATCGATCTCGCTGCCGATCAGGAACTCATGGATCTGATGGTGGAATGCTATTTCGATGCGGTATTTCTTGGCATTGAAACTCCCGACGAAGATAGCTTGCAGATGACCAAGAAATTCCAAAATACAAGGTCATCGCTACTGGACTCTGTGGAAGCGATCACCAAAACAGGGATTCGCGTTATGGCAGGTTTCATTATCGGCTTTGATGGTGAGAAAAAAGGTGCAGGCGATCGCATTGTCCGATTTGCCGAACTAACGGGCATCCCTACCACCACCTTCGCGATGTTGCAAGCATTGCCCCACACCGCCCTCTGGCATCGTCTCGAAAAAGAAGGACGATTACGCAGTCAGAATGGCAACTTGAACCAAACTACCTTGATGAACTTCGAGCCAACACGCCCCGTCGAAGAAATTGCCCGCGAATATGTGGAAGCCTTCTGTGCGTTGTATGAACCACACGCCTACCTCGATCGCGTTTATAGCTATTTCTTAAAGCTTGGCGCACCAAGAGTTAAAGCGGAAGCTAAACTTCCCACCCTTACCGACCTTAAGGCGTTAGCCATTATCGTCTGGCGGCAAGGCATCAAGCGTGATACCCGTTGGAAGTTCTGGCATCATCTATTTAGCATGATCAAGCGCAATCCTGCGGTATGGGAACATTACCTGATCGTCTGCGCTCACAATGAACACTTCATGGAGTACCGCGATATTGTCCGTCGTGAAATTGAAGGACAATTAGCCGCCTATTGGCAAGAGGAAGAGCGTCTAAAGCTTGTAAATCCAACTCCAGCCAGAGAATTAGATCTAGCAAGCTAG
- a CDS encoding SUMF1/EgtB/PvdO family nonheme iron enzyme, protein MANWAIAIGVNQYEFLHPLKYAKSDALHICQFLENEAKFDRIFYFSDDSPDLDGKTTKPFRNNLLKVFKELFAQPFLHESDNFWFFFAGHGILEDGIDYLMPSDGDPDNVANTGIAVNQVIQNLRGSGAGNVILALDACRNQVRRNGTTRSGEGIGRETEREAKIADVISIAACSPSEYSYEVDELQHGAFTYALVEGLGVQGRCATAAKLNSYLKYRVPELAKTRQTPRMMLDPQEKGHLILMPKYADKFDLEPLKKDAFKAHRNKNLDMARRLWMQVLAVDGTDYEAITEIEGLAVERYLGGSPQVTSNPAVGTRNRNVNKSPESNPLILDLGNGITLDLVLVPAGSFAMGEHQVTLKEFLIGKYAVTNVQWQAVMKTKGSANKDKKFQGDLQPVVGVSWHEARAFCQKLSQQTGRAVRLPTEAEWEYAARGSNQSKGYEYSGSNNLDEVGWYDKNSGSNTHPVGQKKANELGIYDMSGNVWEWCLDEWHDSYADKPEKLKSNGNEAWGDLNINDNDNRSRLLRGGSWGNSAWGCRSADRNWNFARGQNVQFGFRVLLVSSS, encoded by the coding sequence GTGGCGAATTGGGCGATCGCGATCGGGGTAAATCAATATGAGTTTTTGCATCCTTTGAAGTATGCGAAAAGTGATGCGCTGCATATTTGTCAGTTTTTAGAAAATGAGGCAAAGTTCGATCGCATTTTCTATTTTTCGGATGATTCGCCCGATCTCGATGGCAAGACGACCAAGCCTTTTCGCAACAATTTGCTAAAGGTATTCAAGGAGCTTTTTGCTCAGCCATTTCTCCATGAAAGTGACAATTTTTGGTTCTTTTTTGCGGGGCATGGCATTTTGGAGGATGGGATCGATTATCTGATGCCGAGTGATGGCGATCCTGATAATGTTGCGAATACAGGGATTGCGGTTAATCAAGTAATCCAAAATCTGCGCGGCAGTGGTGCGGGAAATGTCATTTTGGCGCTAGATGCCTGTCGCAATCAGGTGCGGCGAAATGGGACTACGCGATCGGGTGAGGGGATTGGGCGCGAAACTGAGCGAGAAGCCAAAATTGCGGATGTGATTAGTATTGCGGCTTGCAGTCCGTCGGAGTATTCCTATGAGGTGGATGAACTGCAACATGGGGCGTTTACCTATGCTTTGGTGGAGGGGTTGGGTGTGCAGGGTCGTTGTGCAACGGCGGCGAAGTTGAATAGTTATTTGAAGTATCGCGTTCCTGAGTTGGCGAAGACTAGGCAAACGCCGCGCATGATGCTCGATCCGCAAGAAAAGGGTCATTTGATTTTGATGCCGAAGTATGCGGATAAGTTCGATCTAGAACCGCTCAAGAAGGATGCTTTTAAGGCGCATCGCAACAAAAATCTTGATATGGCAAGGCGTTTGTGGATGCAGGTTTTGGCGGTGGATGGGACGGATTATGAGGCGATTACAGAGATCGAAGGTTTGGCGGTGGAGCGTTATCTTGGCGGATCGCCACAAGTAACGTCTAATCCTGCTGTTGGGACTAGGAATCGCAATGTAAATAAATCGCCAGAATCCAATCCATTAATTCTTGACCTTGGAAATGGCATCACCTTAGATCTAGTACTTGTCCCTGCGGGAAGTTTTGCTATGGGTGAGCATCAGGTAACTTTAAAAGAATTTCTAATTGGCAAATATGCGGTGACTAATGTTCAATGGCAAGCGGTGATGAAAACTAAAGGATCGGCAAATAAAGACAAAAAATTTCAAGGCGACTTGCAGCCTGTTGTCGGTGTGTCTTGGCATGAGGCTAGAGCCTTTTGTCAGAAGCTGTCGCAACAGACAGGACGAGCGGTAAGACTACCCACCGAAGCTGAATGGGAATATGCGGCAAGGGGATCTAATCAAAGCAAAGGTTATGAGTATTCAGGTAGCAATAATCTCGATGAAGTGGGATGGTACGACAAGAACTCTGGCAGTAATACGCATCCTGTGGGGCAGAAAAAGGCTAATGAGCTTGGTATTTATGACATGAGTGGCAATGTGTGGGAATGGTGCTTAGATGAGTGGCATGATAGCTATGCTGACAAGCCAGAAAAATTAAAAAGTAACGGTAACGAAGCTTGGGGCGATCTCAATATAAATGATAATGATAATCGTTCTCGCCTGCTGCGCGGCGGTTCTTGGGGCAACAGCGCGTGGGGCTGTCGTTCGGCGGATCGCAACTGGAACTTCGCGCGTGGTCAGAACGTTCAGTTTGGTTTTCGGGTTCTTCTCGTTTCTTCTTCGTGA
- a CDS encoding YlqD family protein yields MSFDFSNQLLLRRTANIQVIVTQRWKEEMQQQLQQQIAQIDAQVQQVDAQGSRQINEIERQSIKPFSAEVSNALEGIRAEMNRVKAELLEQKNQLLTQLTQVQNLELEQEVSQGQLDSYFPAAKGDNLIAQMRVEIVLRDGVIEDIRTGFPAV; encoded by the coding sequence GTGAGTTTCGATTTTTCTAATCAGCTTTTATTACGTCGCACTGCAAATATTCAAGTGATTGTGACGCAACGCTGGAAAGAGGAAATGCAGCAACAACTGCAACAACAAATTGCTCAAATCGATGCCCAAGTACAGCAAGTTGATGCCCAAGGCTCTCGCCAAATCAATGAAATTGAGCGCCAAAGTATCAAGCCATTTTCTGCGGAAGTATCTAATGCTCTTGAAGGCATTCGTGCAGAAATGAATCGTGTTAAAGCCGAATTATTAGAACAAAAGAATCAATTGCTAACCCAATTGACCCAAGTGCAAAATTTGGAACTAGAACAAGAAGTGTCTCAAGGACAACTTGATAGCTACTTCCCAGCCGCCAAAGGCGATAACTTGATTGCTCAGATGCGCGTGGAAATTGTCCTCCGCGATGGTGTAATCGAAGATATCCGTACTGGTTTCCCTGCTGTCTAA
- a CDS encoding RNA-directed DNA polymerase yields MKRHGNLYSQIISFENLLLAAKKAQKGKRYRDNVLAFNFHLESELLQLQTELLDQTYHPQGYRTFQIHEPKPRLISAAPYRDRVVHHALCNIIVPLIESSFIPDSYSNRIGYGTHRAIRRFTHFVRSSEYVLQCDIQKYFPSIDREILKNILRQKIKCPQTIWLIDLIIDNSNDQIPVFDYFTGDDLLTPITRHRGLPIGNLTSQFFANLYLNNFDHFVKEDLKIKKYIRYVDDFAFFGSDLLELSQVRHSIENYLGALRLKIHPIKSQIFETKQGANFLGFRIFPTHIRVRNNNLRLARNRIHRLNQDVQIGKISTPQANLSLESWFAHLAHGDTWKLRSNILLSSLCLGKHHDSSDRPS; encoded by the coding sequence ATGAAGCGACACGGAAACCTTTACTCGCAAATCATCAGCTTTGAAAACCTACTCCTTGCCGCTAAAAAAGCACAAAAAGGTAAACGTTACCGTGACAACGTACTTGCCTTTAATTTCCATCTAGAATCAGAACTCCTGCAACTGCAAACCGAACTTCTCGATCAAACCTATCACCCTCAAGGCTATCGTACCTTTCAAATTCACGAACCCAAGCCAAGATTGATATCAGCAGCACCCTATCGAGACAGAGTCGTTCATCATGCTCTCTGCAATATCATTGTCCCCCTGATAGAATCTAGCTTTATTCCTGATTCCTATTCTAATCGCATTGGCTACGGGACACACAGAGCTATCAGACGCTTTACTCACTTTGTGAGATCTAGTGAATATGTGCTGCAATGCGACATCCAGAAATATTTCCCTAGTATCGATCGCGAAATCCTGAAAAATATTCTGCGTCAAAAAATTAAATGTCCACAAACCATCTGGCTAATTGACCTAATCATCGACAATAGCAACGACCAAATTCCCGTTTTTGATTACTTTACAGGTGATGATCTCCTCACTCCCATCACTCGCCACCGAGGGCTACCCATAGGCAACCTCACCAGCCAATTTTTTGCCAACCTCTATCTCAATAACTTCGATCACTTTGTCAAAGAAGACTTAAAAATCAAGAAATATATTCGATACGTTGATGACTTTGCCTTTTTTGGCAGCGATCTCCTAGAGCTTTCTCAAGTTCGCCATTCTATCGAAAATTATCTGGGAGCACTTCGCCTCAAAATCCATCCCATCAAAAGCCAAATATTTGAAACGAAGCAAGGCGCTAACTTTCTTGGCTTTCGCATATTTCCCACCCATATTCGTGTTCGTAACAATAACCTTCGTCTCGCCAGAAATAGAATTCATCGTCTCAATCAAGATGTTCAAATTGGGAAAATATCCACACCTCAAGCTAACCTTTCTTTGGAAAGTTGGTTTGCCCATCTTGCACATGGCGATACATGGAAACTACGATCAAATATACTATTATCATCGCTCTGCTTAGGAAAACATCATGACTCAAGCGATCGCCCCTCCTGA
- a CDS encoding Uma2 family endonuclease, which yields MTQAIAPPDLSNNAPEDKLLWTSADLELLPDNGNRYEIIDGELYVTRAPHWKHQDTCINFCVELKAWSTKTGLGYVSMGAGVIFGNKDDVIPDVVWVSKEKYEALIDQSGHLLGAPDLAIEVLSTGTDNEKRDREVKLKLYSSQGVLEYWIADWREKKLQVYRRENGVLKLAMTLFVTDTLTSPLLPEFACPLSQIFE from the coding sequence ATGACTCAAGCGATCGCCCCTCCTGATCTCTCCAATAATGCGCCAGAAGACAAACTGCTCTGGACTAGTGCTGACCTAGAGCTATTACCTGACAACGGCAACCGTTATGAAATTATTGATGGAGAACTTTACGTGACGAGAGCGCCTCACTGGAAACATCAAGACACTTGCATTAATTTCTGTGTTGAGTTAAAAGCATGGTCAACAAAAACAGGATTAGGATATGTGTCTATGGGTGCAGGCGTAATTTTTGGCAATAAGGATGATGTGATTCCTGATGTAGTGTGGGTTAGCAAAGAAAAATATGAAGCTTTGATTGATCAATCTGGACATTTACTAGGTGCGCCTGATCTGGCGATCGAGGTACTATCGACGGGAACTGATAATGAAAAGCGCGATCGCGAAGTTAAGTTAAAGCTCTATTCATCACAGGGCGTATTGGAATATTGGATCGCTGATTGGCGAGAAAAGAAACTTCAAGTCTATCGCCGCGAAAATGGAGTTCTCAAATTAGCAATGACTCTATTTGTGACTGACACGCTCACTTCCCCATTATTACCAGAATTTGCTTGTCCCCTATCGCAGATTTTTGAATAA
- the avd gene encoding diversity-generating retroelement protein Avd, translating into MPELSIIQKTYDLIKWYVPILNRLPKQHKFQLGNRTVDTLYNILEGLIEAKYSQHKQAKIESLNISLDILRYQTRLLFDFAQLSTERYEHVSKLITEIGCELGGWLKQLTKTHEATRKPLLANHQL; encoded by the coding sequence ATGCCCGAACTCTCGATCATCCAAAAAACCTACGACCTCATCAAATGGTACGTCCCCATCCTCAATCGCTTACCCAAACAGCATAAATTTCAACTAGGCAACCGTACCGTTGATACTCTCTACAACATTCTCGAAGGCTTAATCGAGGCTAAATATTCCCAACACAAACAAGCCAAAATCGAATCTCTCAATATTTCCCTAGACATCCTCCGTTACCAAACTCGCTTATTATTTGACTTTGCACAACTATCTACAGAACGCTATGAACATGTCAGCAAACTCATAACCGAAATCGGCTGTGAACTGGGTGGGTGGCTCAAGCAATTAACAAAAACTCATGAAGCGACACGGAAACCTTTACTCGCAAATCATCAGCTTTGA
- a CDS encoding SUMF1/EgtB/PvdO family nonheme iron enzyme, with the protein MAHSLGSSYNLLRGGSWNNNARNCRSANRNRNNARNQNNQIGFRVLLVSSS; encoded by the coding sequence GTGGCACATAGCTTGGGATCGAGTTACAACCTGCTGCGCGGCGGTTCTTGGAACAACAACGCGAGGAACTGTCGTTCGGCGAATCGCAACAGGAACAACGCGCGTAATCAGAACAATCAAATTGGTTTTCGGGTTCTTCTCGTTTCTTCTTCGTGA
- a CDS encoding AIPR family protein: MDNKQLFIDGYLNRISEQFNVNKDTAFEIFAIEAITERPFQEVYDDIQIRQKIGDEDNLKGKDGGIDGAVFVEQGGYYTLMVFQCKNSRNLKPNQLDKFRHDVDDLFRYGIVKPYTELLQPKINEYQQLSRDGYIIEIKYYFVYSGSNDDPNYAANIQNYRAYHQPDEYEIWDSGAIYEKISQLIKAQAKRKDIKFVFNPQTSNIITSDRQGQGLYTYSVGNVRAANFRIEANELCRLVEQELATNNTYEFLFSDNIRSFLGFKVRPNQRIKETLINPDSAIYFPLLNNGVTIICERMEIPSTLQSGKYILPAYNPIIVNGLQTTRVIYEVFKEIKRKGIDGLQNVFVNVRLYETSNIEIVEKITDATNTQTPISYKDKVSNKDFNLYAKEVFANHGIAYITKRGEVFSNHLSKQLKSTIESDTLLRFWYATFYEQPETAKNSVYEVMEAIFDATNNDSHPLHKLFNGEKDSPIYSQLIYSYKIYRYVQSKKEFQQALREYISHATELLAYGIYKYLENDLISINNVDKLEEAYQFALNIIDLIIKEQIDLYNQQEKSFSYSGYFRKAKCRFEYNIKATIIDDDSIIEKLLKI; this comes from the coding sequence ATGGATAATAAGCAATTATTTATAGATGGATACTTAAATAGAATTTCGGAACAGTTTAACGTCAATAAAGATACGGCGTTTGAAATTTTTGCGATCGAGGCAATTACTGAGCGTCCCTTTCAAGAAGTATATGACGATATTCAAATTAGGCAAAAGATCGGGGATGAAGATAATCTCAAAGGTAAAGATGGCGGGATAGACGGTGCTGTTTTTGTAGAGCAAGGGGGCTATTACACATTAATGGTATTTCAGTGTAAAAACAGCCGAAATCTGAAGCCAAATCAACTTGATAAATTTCGTCATGATGTAGACGATTTATTTAGGTATGGAATTGTTAAGCCTTACACAGAATTACTGCAACCCAAAATCAATGAATATCAGCAATTATCTAGAGATGGCTACATCATTGAAATCAAGTATTATTTTGTATATTCAGGCTCTAATGACGATCCTAATTATGCTGCTAATATTCAAAATTATCGTGCTTATCATCAGCCAGATGAATATGAAATTTGGGATTCAGGGGCAATTTATGAAAAAATCAGTCAGCTAATTAAAGCTCAGGCTAAACGTAAAGATATTAAGTTTGTCTTTAATCCTCAAACCTCAAATATCATCACTTCTGACAGGCAAGGACAAGGTTTATATACATACTCTGTTGGCAATGTTAGAGCCGCCAATTTTCGGATTGAAGCTAATGAATTATGTAGATTAGTTGAACAGGAATTAGCTACTAATAACACTTATGAGTTTCTTTTTTCTGATAACATTAGGTCTTTTTTGGGATTTAAAGTTAGACCCAATCAAAGAATTAAAGAAACATTAATAAATCCAGATTCCGCAATCTATTTTCCTTTACTGAATAATGGTGTAACAATTATTTGTGAAAGAATGGAAATCCCATCTACTTTGCAAAGTGGAAAATATATTTTACCTGCATATAATCCCATCATCGTCAATGGACTACAAACAACCCGCGTTATCTATGAAGTTTTTAAAGAAATAAAACGTAAAGGTATTGATGGACTGCAAAATGTTTTTGTCAATGTCCGTTTATATGAAACAAGTAATATAGAGATAGTTGAAAAGATTACAGATGCTACCAATACCCAAACCCCTATTTCTTATAAAGACAAAGTAAGTAATAAAGACTTTAATCTATATGCAAAAGAAGTATTTGCAAATCATGGTATTGCCTACATTACCAAACGTGGTGAAGTCTTTTCTAACCATCTGAGTAAGCAGTTAAAGTCTACGATTGAAAGTGATACACTTTTGAGATTTTGGTATGCAACTTTTTATGAGCAACCAGAAACAGCCAAGAATAGTGTTTATGAAGTTATGGAAGCTATTTTTGATGCTACAAATAATGATAGTCATCCATTACATAAATTATTTAATGGTGAGAAAGATTCACCAATATATTCGCAATTAATCTATTCTTATAAGATCTATCGCTATGTTCAAAGTAAAAAAGAGTTTCAGCAAGCACTAAGAGAATATATTAGTCATGCCACTGAGTTACTTGCTTATGGTATTTATAAGTATTTAGAAAATGATTTGATCAGTATTAATAACGTAGATAAGTTAGAAGAGGCATATCAGTTTGCACTTAACATTATTGATCTGATTATCAAAGAGCAGATAGATTTATATAATCAGCAAGAAAAATCATTTTCTTACAGTGGCTACTTCCGTAAGGCTAAGTGTAGATTTGAGTACAATATCAAAGCTACTATTATCGATGATGACTCGATTATCGAAAAACTTCTTAAAATATAA